TTCACCAGTTTCCTCTACTTCTTCAATATGAGGGAAATCATGAAGAGATTTTACTTCTAAATCAAATCTCTCAAATAGCTCAGCAAATTCGCGCACTTTCCCCATATTTTTCGTTGCAATTACAACCTGTTTCATACTTCCACCCCTATTCAATATGAGATACGATATCACCTAATGCTTCTTTTTGTTTCTCAATAAGCTGTAAAATTCCATGTTCTGCAGCATCAAGTAATTCATTTAATTGAGCGCGGCTAAATGTCGCTTCTTCGCCAGTCCCTTGCACTTCAACAAAATGTCCTTTTCCTGTCATAATTACATTCATATCAACATCTGCTTTCGAATCTTCTGCGTAATTCAAATCCAGAACAACGCCTTGTTCTTCCAAAATTCCAACTGATGTCGCAGCTAAATAATCTTTCACTGGAATTTTCGTCACTTTTTCTGCTTGTAATAACTTTTCAAATGCCAATACCATTGCGACATATGCGCCCGTAATTGATGCTGTTCGCGTTCCACCATCTGCTTGAATCACATCACAATCAATCCACACTGTTCTTTCTCCAAGCACTTCTAAATCAACAACCGCTCGCAGCGCGCGTCCAATAAGACGTTGAATTTCCATTGTACGGCCTGTTACTTTCCCTTTACTAGACTCACGAATGGTACGCTGTTCCGTTGCACGTGGAATCATCGCATATTCCGCTGTTACCCAGCCTTTTCCTTCACCGCGCATAAATGGAGGTACTCGTTCTTCAACCGTCGCCGAACAAATCACCTTCGTATCTCCAACTTCAATTAACACAGAACCTTCTGGATGTTTTAAATAATTTGTATGAATATGTACATGGCGTAATTCTCTTACTTCTCTACCATCTACTCGCATAAAATAACCCCCTCATAACTACTATTTGTTAGTATAGCCAAATTTAAATGTAGGATATGTATAACAATA
The window above is part of the Bacillus cytotoxicus NVH 391-98 genome. Proteins encoded here:
- the rph gene encoding ribonuclease PH, which translates into the protein MRVDGREVRELRHVHIHTNYLKHPEGSVLIEVGDTKVICSATVEERVPPFMRGEGKGWVTAEYAMIPRATEQRTIRESSKGKVTGRTMEIQRLIGRALRAVVDLEVLGERTVWIDCDVIQADGGTRTASITGAYVAMVLAFEKLLQAEKVTKIPVKDYLAATSVGILEEQGVVLDLNYAEDSKADVDMNVIMTGKGHFVEVQGTGEEATFSRAQLNELLDAAEHGILQLIEKQKEALGDIVSHIE